The Oxobacter pfennigii genome has a segment encoding these proteins:
- the fdhD gene encoding formate dehydrogenase accessory sulfurtransferase FdhD translates to MKGYKELDIEKYDISGERNNVSDFIVEESPLNIFVNNMYYITLMCTPVEVEELCIGYLFSEAIIESQDDIENIEISTEDIVFIKLKKDIVLREDATRVLVSGCGKGMAGANIITQKDLLEVDSTEKFEAEFFLKHMKEFSSMSGLFKLTGCAHSSCVCGENGNELLSDDIGRHNAIDKTIGKCILNNVDVKKRMLFTSGRVSSDSVIKAIKAGFPILASHSAPTSLAVEIAARLNLTLIGFVRGKRMNIYSHPERII, encoded by the coding sequence GTGAAAGGCTATAAGGAATTGGATATAGAAAAATACGATATATCGGGAGAAAGGAATAATGTAAGTGATTTCATTGTTGAAGAATCTCCCCTTAATATATTTGTAAACAATATGTATTACATTACCTTGATGTGTACTCCCGTTGAAGTTGAGGAATTATGCATTGGATATCTTTTTTCGGAGGCAATAATAGAATCACAGGATGATATTGAAAACATTGAAATAAGCACTGAGGATATTGTGTTTATTAAACTAAAAAAAGATATTGTTCTAAGGGAAGATGCCACCAGAGTATTAGTGTCAGGCTGTGGGAAGGGCATGGCAGGAGCCAATATCATTACACAGAAGGATTTGCTTGAAGTAGATAGCACTGAAAAATTTGAAGCTGAATTTTTTTTAAAACATATGAAGGAATTCAGCAGTATGTCAGGCCTTTTTAAGCTTACGGGATGTGCTCATTCAAGCTGTGTTTGCGGAGAGAACGGCAATGAGCTTTTATCCGATGATATAGGAAGGCATAATGCTATTGATAAAACCATAGGAAAATGCATATTGAATAATGTGGATGTTAAAAAAAGAATGCTCTTTACCAGCGGAAGAGTATCCTCGGACTCGGTTATAAAGGCTATTAAAGCAGGTTTTCCCATACTAGCCTCCCATTCGGCGCCTACGTCACTGGCTGTTGAAATAGCCGCAAGGCTCAACCTTACATTGATTGGCTTTGTAAGAGGAAAAAGGATGAACATATACAGCCATCCTGAAAGAATAATATAA
- the mobA gene encoding molybdenum cofactor guanylyltransferase has product MDKFGTAIILCGGKSSRMGFDKSTIRVGGKFLIEKIAHGLEKVFNEIIMVAENKNKFGSIPYRVTEDYIKGFGPAAGIYTGLNEASSYYTFVIACDMPFVNIDYIKYMMNIIENHNPDCVITRKGKWIEPLHSFYSKKLIDSFKENIDNNQLQLYKILEKHDVYYVEEETARKFSKDLDVFMNLNYASDLGCIKNAFDEEV; this is encoded by the coding sequence GTGGATAAATTTGGAACTGCAATTATACTATGCGGCGGTAAAAGCAGCAGGATGGGTTTTGATAAAAGCACCATAAGGGTTGGAGGAAAGTTTTTAATTGAAAAAATAGCCCATGGACTTGAAAAAGTATTTAATGAGATAATAATGGTTGCAGAAAATAAGAATAAGTTCGGCAGCATACCTTATAGAGTAACGGAGGATTATATAAAGGGCTTTGGTCCGGCAGCAGGTATATATACAGGCTTGAATGAAGCTTCATCCTATTATACCTTTGTTATCGCATGTGACATGCCCTTTGTAAATATTGATTACATAAAGTATATGATGAATATAATTGAAAATCACAATCCGGATTGCGTCATTACAAGAAAGGGAAAATGGATTGAACCGCTTCATTCCTTTTATTCTAAGAAATTAATTGACAGCTTTAAAGAAAACATAGACAATAATCAGCTTCAATTATATAAAATATTAGAAAAACATGATGTTTATTATGTAGAAGAAGAAACAGCAAGAAAATTCAGCAAAGACCTTGATGTATTTATGAACCTTAATTATGCAAGTGACTTGGGCTGTATTAAAAATGCCTTTGATGAGGAGGTTTAA
- the fdhF gene encoding formate dehydrogenase subunit alpha, which translates to MIKLVIDGQSVEVREGATILEAARLLGIDVPTLCNDERLVAHGACRICVVEVEGARTLMTSCTVPAANGMVVRTESPRVAEARKGILELMIANHPLDCLTCEKSGDCKLQNYCYRYNIKGSSFTRNKKQYDIDYSNQFYVSDQNKCILCGKCVRVCNELQCTGAIGFAGRGVNTHVASPFDDNLDASVCVSCGNCVAACPVGALGPKKKEKYRPWEVRKVKSTCSYCGVGCQVQLLVKDDKVVGVEPYDGAPNHGLLCVKGRFAYNFINHPARLKTPLIKREDKFEEATWDEALGLIAEKLTSIKEKHDSDSIAGLSSARCSNEDNYIMQKFMRGVVGTNNIDHCARLUHATTVAGLATTFGSGAMTNSIEEIGDSDCIFIIGSNTTENHPVIGTYVKRAKQKGAKLIVADPRVIELANKAEVYMQMLPGTNVALLNGMMHVIIDENLQDNDFIRDRCENYHQLVDIVKDYTPERVEEITGVSADSIRKAARLYATSEKASILYAMGITQHSTGTDNVYSIANLAMLCGKLGKDGCGVNPLRGQNNVQGACDLGALPNVFTGYQPVTSAPVVEKFEKAWGVKLSDKPGLTVSEMMKSAHEGGIKALYIMGENPMVSDPDTKHVKESLEHLELLVVQDIFLTETAELADVVLPASSFAEKDGTFSNTERRVQRIRKAIPNVGNSKADWEIIVDLMNKMGYESHYNSVSEIFEEIASLTPSYAGITYERIEETGIQWPCPTQDHPGTKVLHKESFSRGKGLFKPVAFQPAVELPDDEYPIILTTGRNLYHYHTMTMTGKTEGLMNIAGENYIEINPINARKLDIESGDFVKVISRRGAVEVKALVTEIVDENVVFMPFHYAIGSVNMLTNSNALDNITKEPELKVSTVRLEKSEIKKPKRVENAS; encoded by the coding sequence TTGATTAAATTAGTAATAGACGGACAATCAGTGGAAGTGAGAGAAGGTGCTACAATACTAGAGGCCGCAAGGCTTTTAGGTATAGATGTTCCGACTCTTTGCAACGATGAACGTTTGGTTGCCCATGGTGCTTGCAGGATATGCGTCGTTGAAGTAGAAGGTGCAAGAACACTTATGACTTCCTGTACTGTGCCGGCAGCAAACGGCATGGTTGTGCGTACTGAGAGCCCAAGGGTTGCAGAGGCAAGAAAAGGCATACTTGAACTTATGATTGCCAATCATCCCCTTGATTGCTTGACCTGCGAGAAGTCTGGCGACTGCAAATTGCAGAATTACTGCTACAGGTACAATATAAAGGGCAGCAGTTTTACTAGAAATAAGAAGCAATATGATATAGACTACAGCAATCAATTCTATGTAAGCGACCAGAATAAATGCATTCTTTGCGGAAAATGCGTCAGGGTGTGCAATGAATTGCAGTGTACAGGTGCCATAGGTTTTGCAGGCAGAGGCGTAAACACACATGTGGCCTCACCCTTTGATGACAATCTGGATGCATCGGTCTGTGTATCCTGCGGTAACTGTGTGGCGGCTTGCCCTGTAGGAGCATTAGGTCCTAAAAAGAAAGAAAAATACAGACCGTGGGAAGTTAGAAAGGTTAAATCAACCTGTTCTTACTGCGGCGTAGGCTGTCAGGTGCAGCTTCTTGTTAAGGATGATAAGGTTGTAGGTGTGGAACCATATGACGGCGCACCTAACCACGGATTATTATGCGTAAAGGGAAGGTTTGCATACAATTTTATAAATCATCCTGCAAGACTTAAGACCCCTCTTATAAAAAGGGAGGATAAATTCGAGGAAGCTACCTGGGATGAAGCCTTAGGCTTAATTGCAGAGAAGCTTACATCAATTAAAGAAAAACACGATTCTGACAGCATCGCAGGACTGTCTTCTGCAAGATGTTCAAATGAGGATAACTATATCATGCAGAAGTTTATGAGAGGAGTTGTGGGCACTAATAATATCGACCATTGTGCCCGTCTCTGACATGCCACTACTGTTGCCGGTCTGGCAACAACATTTGGCAGCGGAGCCATGACTAACAGCATTGAAGAAATCGGAGATTCCGATTGTATATTCATAATAGGCTCCAATACTACGGAGAATCATCCCGTAATCGGTACCTATGTAAAGAGGGCAAAGCAAAAAGGCGCTAAGCTTATAGTTGCTGATCCAAGGGTAATTGAACTTGCAAACAAGGCGGAAGTATATATGCAGATGCTTCCCGGAACAAATGTGGCATTGCTCAATGGTATGATGCATGTAATCATTGATGAAAATCTCCAGGATAATGACTTTATCAGAGACAGGTGTGAAAACTACCATCAGCTGGTTGATATAGTAAAGGATTATACTCCTGAAAGAGTGGAAGAGATTACAGGTGTAAGTGCTGATTCCATAAGGAAAGCTGCAAGGCTTTATGCTACATCTGAAAAGGCAAGCATACTTTATGCTATGGGTATAACCCAGCATTCCACCGGAACTGATAACGTTTATTCCATTGCCAACCTTGCCATGCTATGCGGCAAGCTTGGAAAAGATGGCTGCGGCGTAAACCCTCTAAGAGGTCAGAACAACGTCCAGGGTGCCTGCGACTTAGGCGCTCTGCCAAACGTATTTACAGGATATCAGCCTGTAACATCAGCCCCTGTAGTAGAAAAGTTTGAAAAGGCATGGGGAGTAAAGCTTTCTGATAAGCCGGGATTGACTGTTTCAGAAATGATGAAGTCAGCTCATGAAGGCGGTATCAAAGCCTTGTATATAATGGGAGAAAATCCTATGGTTTCAGACCCGGATACAAAGCATGTAAAAGAATCATTGGAACACTTGGAACTGCTTGTAGTCCAGGATATTTTCCTTACTGAAACCGCTGAATTGGCAGATGTGGTGCTTCCTGCATCCAGCTTTGCTGAAAAAGACGGTACCTTCTCCAATACAGAAAGAAGGGTCCAGAGAATAAGAAAAGCAATACCCAATGTAGGAAATTCAAAAGCTGACTGGGAAATCATTGTTGATTTGATGAACAAAATGGGATATGAGAGCCATTATAACTCTGTATCTGAGATATTTGAGGAAATTGCTTCTCTTACTCCTTCATATGCAGGTATAACCTATGAAAGGATTGAAGAAACAGGCATTCAGTGGCCCTGCCCAACGCAGGACCATCCTGGTACAAAGGTTCTTCATAAGGAAAGCTTCTCAAGAGGAAAAGGTTTGTTCAAACCTGTAGCATTCCAGCCTGCAGTGGAATTGCCGGATGATGAATATCCTATCATTCTGACTACAGGAAGAAATCTTTATCATTATCATACGATGACTATGACGGGTAAAACAGAAGGATTAATGAATATTGCAGGCGAGAATTATATTGAAATTAATCCTATCAATGCCAGAAAGCTAGATATTGAAAGCGGAGATTTTGTTAAGGTTATTTCAAGAAGAGGGGCTGTTGAAGTAAAAGCCCTTGTAACAGAAATAGTAGATGAAAACGTTGTATTTATGCCATTCCACTATGCTATCGGCTCTGTAAATATGCTGACTAACAGCAATGCCCTTGATAATATTACTAAAGAGCCGGAACTTAAGGTAAGCACAGTAAGGCTTGAAAAAAGTGAAATAAAGAAGCCGAAAAGAGTGGAAAATGCATCATAG
- a CDS encoding 2Fe-2S iron-sulfur cluster-binding protein → MAVKLVIDGINVEVQDGTTILEAAKSVGINIPTFCYDPSMEIYGGCRICVVEVERARTLVASCTMPVSEGMVVYTESPRVVEARKSILTLMLANHPNDCLTCEKAGVCKLQEYAYRYEVRFGEITGDKHSYEIEDNNPYIERDMNKCILCGKCVRTCSQVEGRKVLGFINRGFNTKVSPAFDVTYAESNCVHCFRCVSVCPVGALKDKRAAGQGRKWELEKKEVDCTFCDYGCKFEVGSKKGKVVYVTPKNPGNGRPLCLKGKIGNELKHVDNPKAPYIKEGNEFVETTWPKALGLEELIEKIVNSQAR, encoded by the coding sequence ATGGCTGTTAAATTGGTTATCGATGGAATCAATGTAGAAGTACAGGACGGAACCACTATTTTGGAAGCAGCAAAAAGCGTAGGGATTAATATCCCCACCTTTTGCTATGATCCCTCTATGGAGATTTATGGCGGCTGCAGGATATGCGTTGTAGAAGTAGAGAGGGCAAGGACACTGGTTGCATCATGCACCATGCCGGTATCCGAAGGTATGGTTGTATATACAGAAAGTCCTAGGGTAGTTGAAGCAAGAAAGTCTATATTGACATTAATGCTTGCAAATCATCCTAATGATTGCCTTACCTGTGAAAAGGCCGGAGTTTGTAAGCTTCAGGAATATGCATACAGATATGAAGTGCGCTTTGGTGAGATAACAGGAGATAAACATTCCTATGAGATTGAGGATAATAATCCTTATATCGAAAGAGATATGAATAAATGCATTTTATGCGGAAAATGTGTTAGAACATGCAGCCAGGTGGAAGGAAGAAAGGTATTGGGCTTTATAAACAGGGGCTTCAATACAAAGGTATCTCCTGCCTTTGATGTAACTTATGCAGAATCTAACTGTGTTCACTGCTTTAGATGCGTATCCGTTTGCCCTGTAGGAGCACTTAAGGATAAAAGAGCTGCAGGTCAGGGAAGAAAGTGGGAGCTTGAGAAAAAAGAGGTTGACTGTACTTTCTGTGATTACGGCTGCAAATTTGAAGTAGGAAGCAAAAAAGGAAAAGTTGTATATGTGACTCCCAAAAATCCCGGAAACGGAAGGCCGCTGTGCTTGAAGGGAAAGATAGGAAACGAGCTTAAGCATGTTGATAATCCAAAGGCTCCATATATAAAGGAGGGCAATGAGTTTGTTGAAACGACTTGGCCGAAAGCCCTTGGATTAGAAGAGCTTATTGAAAAAATAGTTAATTCACAAGCGAGGTGA
- the nuoF gene encoding NADH-quinone oxidoreductase subunit NuoF — protein sequence MKMYRSHIMVCKGTGCNSSSSELIAQNFEKELKENGLENEVIVERTGCFGLCALGPVVIVYPEAAFYSQIKPEDVHEIVTEHLLKGRVVKRLLYHESIDGDRLKPLDEVPFYQKQVRIALRNCGVINPENIDEYIAFDGYKALTKALTEMNSEQVIDTIKRSGLRGRGGAGFPTGNKWEFAAKVKDDQKYVCCNADEGDPGAFMDRSVLEGDPHAVLEAMAIAGFAIGASQGYIYVRAEYPIAVKRLTIAIGQARQYGLLGKNILGTGFDFDIELRLGAGAFVCGEETALMRSIEGKRGMPTPRPPFPAVKGLFAKPTILNNVETLANVCQIILKGAEWFSSMGTEKSKGTKVFALGGKINNTGLVEVPMGTTMREIIYDIGGGIPNGRPYKAAQTGGPSGGCIPASEIDVPIDYDNLIALGSMMGSGGLIVMDDTTCMVDISRFFLDFTVDESCGKCTPCREGTKRMLEILERICEGKGEEGDIEKLESLARSIKDTALCGLGQTAPNPILSTLKYFRDEYEAHIRDKKCPAGVCQALLEYKISDEKCKGCGICAKNCPASAISGKPKETYLIDQAKCIKCGVCMSKCPFKAIAKE from the coding sequence ATGAAGATGTATCGTTCTCATATTATGGTTTGTAAGGGAACAGGCTGTAACTCTTCAAGCTCGGAACTGATCGCACAGAATTTTGAAAAAGAGCTGAAAGAAAACGGCCTGGAAAATGAAGTTATAGTTGAGAGGACAGGATGCTTCGGCCTTTGTGCATTAGGCCCTGTTGTTATAGTATATCCTGAAGCTGCATTTTACAGTCAGATAAAGCCGGAGGATGTTCACGAAATCGTTACTGAGCATTTGCTGAAGGGCAGAGTTGTAAAAAGGCTTTTATATCATGAATCTATAGATGGGGACAGGCTAAAACCTTTAGATGAGGTTCCTTTCTATCAGAAACAGGTTAGAATTGCATTGAGAAACTGCGGTGTAATAAACCCCGAAAATATAGATGAATATATAGCATTTGACGGATATAAGGCTTTGACTAAAGCCCTCACAGAAATGAATTCAGAACAGGTAATAGATACTATTAAGCGTTCCGGATTAAGAGGAAGAGGCGGAGCCGGTTTCCCTACAGGTAACAAGTGGGAGTTTGCAGCTAAAGTAAAAGATGATCAGAAATATGTCTGTTGTAATGCCGACGAGGGAGACCCCGGTGCATTCATGGATAGATCAGTGCTTGAAGGAGATCCTCATGCGGTACTTGAAGCCATGGCAATTGCAGGTTTTGCAATAGGTGCAAGCCAGGGTTATATCTATGTACGTGCCGAATATCCAATAGCAGTTAAGAGGCTTACAATTGCCATAGGCCAGGCAAGGCAGTACGGCCTTTTAGGCAAGAATATATTAGGAACAGGTTTCGACTTTGATATAGAATTAAGGCTTGGTGCCGGAGCATTTGTATGCGGTGAGGAAACTGCTCTTATGCGTTCAATAGAAGGTAAGAGGGGTATGCCTACTCCAAGGCCTCCATTCCCGGCAGTTAAAGGATTGTTTGCTAAACCGACAATTCTTAATAACGTTGAAACACTTGCCAACGTATGCCAGATAATATTAAAAGGGGCGGAATGGTTCTCCAGTATGGGAACTGAAAAATCAAAGGGCACAAAAGTATTTGCCTTAGGCGGCAAGATAAATAACACCGGTCTTGTTGAAGTTCCGATGGGTACTACAATGAGAGAAATAATATATGATATAGGCGGCGGTATACCAAACGGAAGGCCTTATAAAGCAGCTCAGACAGGCGGACCTTCTGGTGGGTGTATACCCGCATCAGAAATAGATGTACCCATCGATTACGATAACCTTATAGCATTGGGCTCAATGATGGGTTCCGGGGGACTTATCGTAATGGACGATACAACTTGTATGGTTGATATTTCAAGGTTTTTCCTTGACTTTACTGTGGACGAGTCTTGCGGGAAATGTACACCTTGCCGTGAAGGTACAAAGAGAATGCTTGAAATATTAGAACGTATATGCGAAGGAAAGGGAGAAGAAGGAGATATAGAGAAGCTTGAAAGTCTCGCAAGGAGCATTAAAGATACAGCTTTATGCGGACTTGGACAGACTGCTCCAAATCCCATTCTTTCTACTTTGAAATATTTCAGGGATGAATATGAAGCCCATATCAGGGATAAAAAATGCCCGGCAGGGGTTTGTCAAGCACTTTTGGAATACAAAATCAGCGATGAGAAATGCAAAGGCTGCGGCATATGTGCTAAGAACTGCCCTGCAAGTGCAATATCCGGCAAGCCAAAGGAAACTTATTTAATAGATCAGGCAAAGTGTATAAAATGCGGAGTGTGTATGTCTAAGTGCCCATTCAAAGCTATTGCAAAGGAATAG
- a CDS encoding (2Fe-2S) ferredoxin domain-containing protein — MKTIQELEEIRKRTFETIKVRREHSGTRIVVAMGTCGIKAGARDVMVSIMETVAEDNLTDVVIAQTGCTGNCDMEPIVEVYRPGQDKVTYVKMTPEKVAKIVKEHLAKGKVVSEYTMNS, encoded by the coding sequence TTGAAGACAATACAGGAATTGGAGGAAATAAGAAAGCGGACTTTTGAAACCATAAAGGTCAGAAGAGAGCACTCCGGAACAAGAATAGTAGTAGCAATGGGGACATGCGGAATTAAAGCAGGTGCCAGAGATGTTATGGTAAGCATAATGGAAACAGTTGCGGAAGATAATCTGACTGATGTCGTAATAGCACAGACAGGATGTACAGGAAACTGCGATATGGAACCTATTGTTGAGGTTTATAGACCTGGCCAAGATAAAGTAACCTATGTGAAAATGACTCCTGAAAAAGTTGCAAAGATTGTTAAAGAGCACCTTGCCAAGGGGAAGGTTGTCAGCGAATATACAATGAATTCCTAA
- a CDS encoding ATP-binding protein: protein MKELSLHILDIAQNSITAGASAIVITIIEDIPQDKLIIIIEDNGYGIEKENIEKVKESFYTTKKGKSAGLGIPLFMEAAKRCSGDLYIESAKGEGTKVTAHFSHSHINRAPLGSVWDTIASLVVCNENIDFIYTHIYNGSVFEFNTIDIRKLLGEVSITSPKAGVWVKEYLKENIKVLYGGVEN from the coding sequence ATGAAAGAACTGTCACTTCACATACTGGATATAGCACAAAATTCAATCACAGCCGGCGCATCAGCCATAGTAATTACGATTATTGAAGATATTCCGCAAGATAAATTGATAATAATTATTGAAGATAATGGATATGGGATAGAAAAAGAGAATATAGAAAAGGTTAAAGAATCTTTTTATACTACAAAAAAAGGTAAGAGCGCCGGACTTGGTATACCTCTTTTTATGGAAGCTGCAAAGAGATGCAGCGGAGACCTATATATAGAATCTGCCAAAGGAGAAGGAACCAAAGTAACGGCTCATTTCAGCCATAGCCATATCAACAGAGCGCCTCTTGGCAGTGTGTGGGATACAATTGCATCCTTAGTGGTGTGTAATGAAAATATAGACTTTATATACACCCACATTTATAACGGCAGTGTCTTTGAATTTAATACCATTGATATAAGAAAATTGCTTGGGGAAGTATCTATAACTTCACCTAAAGCAGGGGTATGGGTTAAGGAATACCTGAAGGAAAATATAAAAGTACTATATGGAGGTGTAGAAAATTGA
- the nuoE gene encoding NADH-quinone oxidoreductase subunit NuoE → MSQAELKTNEGCCCGQDKEMSPEVKKVYDIVQTHKGQKGALMPILNEIQDALGYLPRFAMEEVSKTLDMPLAEIYGVATFYSRFTLKPRGEHTISVCLGTACYVKGSKDVFDKLVEELKVKGSGDTTEDGKFTLDATRCLGCCGLAPVITIDEDVYGKVVPNEISNILKKYQ, encoded by the coding sequence GTGAGTCAAGCAGAATTAAAGACCAATGAAGGCTGCTGCTGCGGACAGGATAAGGAAATGTCCCCGGAAGTAAAAAAAGTGTATGATATTGTTCAAACACACAAAGGTCAAAAAGGCGCCTTAATGCCTATTTTAAATGAGATTCAGGACGCTTTGGGATACCTGCCCAGATTTGCAATGGAGGAAGTGTCAAAAACGCTGGATATGCCGCTGGCAGAAATATACGGAGTTGCAACCTTCTACTCAAGATTTACTCTTAAACCAAGAGGGGAGCATACAATAAGCGTATGCTTAGGTACCGCTTGCTATGTAAAAGGCTCAAAGGATGTTTTTGATAAATTAGTGGAAGAACTAAAAGTTAAGGGCAGCGGGGATACAACAGAAGACGGTAAATTTACTCTCGACGCTACAAGATGTCTTGGATGTTGTGGGCTTGCACCTGTAATAACAATAGATGAGGATGTATATGGTAAAGTAGTCCCTAACGAAATATCAAATATATTAAAGAAATACCAATAA
- a CDS encoding zinc ribbon domain-containing protein gives MFKLELLWALQNIDGEIVKYKRIQKNKETLIKLNDLKSQYGKLKESLQNDMVYKKDIVSQSEAFNLKLKTLDKRVKGDSEKLYNEASSIKVIENLQNEIEINKKEIDKIENQLLGIIEKDEKVTSEIKDKKENLIKLKKEFEELKEEYNKIIESGKEILERLEGKRAELLNEIDKGLLARYDEITAKKGSAISKVEKETCSQCGVKLNAILYDKLKKNDDINLCDHCGRILYI, from the coding sequence ATGTTTAAACTTGAATTATTATGGGCATTGCAAAACATAGACGGTGAGATTGTAAAATATAAAAGAATTCAAAAGAACAAGGAGACATTGATTAAGTTAAATGACTTAAAATCCCAATACGGTAAATTGAAAGAATCCCTTCAAAATGATATGGTGTATAAGAAGGATATTGTCAGTCAATCCGAAGCCTTTAACCTGAAACTGAAAACCCTTGATAAAAGGGTCAAAGGAGACAGTGAAAAGCTATACAACGAAGCTTCCAGTATCAAAGTGATAGAAAACCTTCAAAATGAAATAGAGATAAATAAAAAAGAGATTGATAAAATAGAAAATCAGCTTTTGGGTATCATTGAAAAGGATGAAAAGGTAACTTCTGAGATAAAGGATAAAAAGGAAAACCTCATTAAACTTAAAAAGGAATTTGAAGAGCTTAAAGAAGAATATAATAAAATCATTGAAAGCGGCAAAGAAATCCTGGAAAGATTAGAAGGCAAGCGGGCTGAGTTATTAAATGAAATCGATAAGGGGCTGCTTGCACGATATGATGAAATAACTGCCAAGAAAGGCAGTGCAATATCAAAGGTGGAGAAAGAGACCTGCAGTCAATGTGGAGTAAAGCTTAATGCCATACTTTATGATAAACTAAAAAAGAATGATGATATAAATTTGTGTGACCACTGCGGAAGGATACTCTATATATAA
- a CDS encoding Nif3-like dinuclear metal center hexameric protein: MSVKCKDIVRIIENLAPIYLAAEWDNSGLLIGDEEQQIKSVMVALDINKDVLDEAYKLGCDMIITHHPVIFSTLKSLNSNNFKEKIIRDIVSKNISVYSAHTSLDAADGGTNDLLADILKMKNVEVLDKTEEEKLYKVSVFVPKGYQEKVREAIISSGAGHIGNYSGCTFNTNGIGTFLPLEGSKPFIGEMGILEKVDEIKIETIATAANLENVINSILKAHPYEEPAYDIYPLYNKGRKYGFGRVGILDNPVTLKELCQKLKEVLKTDNLRAVGNLDAIVKKAALCSGSGADLLEKSYNLGCDVYITGDVKYHDACDARDMGMALIDAGHFATENIYMPQLMNYLNDEFTARTMNVKLYISNANKDPFSKV, translated from the coding sequence ATGTCTGTAAAGTGCAAAGATATAGTGAGGATAATTGAAAATTTAGCGCCCATATATCTTGCGGCTGAATGGGACAATTCAGGACTTTTAATCGGCGATGAAGAGCAGCAGATAAAAAGTGTGATGGTAGCCCTTGATATCAATAAGGATGTATTGGATGAAGCATACAAATTGGGTTGTGACATGATAATAACCCATCATCCTGTTATTTTCTCGACCTTAAAATCACTTAATTCAAATAATTTCAAAGAAAAAATCATACGCGATATTGTATCGAAAAATATATCAGTATATTCAGCTCACACCAGCCTTGATGCGGCAGATGGCGGAACGAATGACTTGCTGGCAGATATTTTAAAAATGAAAAATGTTGAGGTTTTAGATAAAACTGAAGAAGAAAAATTATATAAAGTAAGCGTTTTTGTACCTAAGGGATACCAGGAGAAAGTCAGGGAAGCCATAATTTCTTCAGGTGCAGGTCACATAGGAAATTACAGCGGCTGTACTTTTAATACAAATGGTATTGGTACATTTTTACCTCTTGAGGGCTCAAAGCCATTTATAGGAGAGATGGGTATTCTGGAAAAGGTTGATGAGATTAAAATTGAAACAATAGCAACAGCCGCAAATCTTGAAAATGTGATAAACAGCATTTTAAAAGCCCACCCATATGAAGAACCAGCTTATGATATTTACCCTCTATATAATAAAGGAAGGAAATACGGTTTTGGAAGAGTCGGCATCTTGGATAATCCCGTGACTTTAAAAGAATTATGCCAAAAATTAAAAGAAGTACTTAAAACAGATAATCTAAGAGCTGTGGGAAATTTAGATGCAATTGTAAAAAAGGCGGCGTTATGCAGCGGAAGCGGTGCTGATTTATTGGAGAAATCCTATAACCTTGGCTGTGACGTGTATATAACAGGAGATGTAAAATATCATGATGCCTGCGATGCAAGAGACATGGGAATGGCTTTAATTGATGCGGGGCATTTTGCAACTGAAAACATATATATGCCCCAGCTCATGAATTATTTAAACGATGAATTCACTGCTCGTACAATGAATGTAAAGCTTTATATTTCAAATGCTAATAAAGACCCATTTTCAAAGGTATAG